Sequence from the Streptomyces sp. NBC_00440 genome:
GCAGCACCCGGACCGTGCTGCTGGTCGTCCCCGCGCTGACCACCGAGTTCTTCGCCCGCGTCTACACGGGCGCCGCGGCGACAGCGGCCGAGCACGGCTTCGGGGTGGTGCTCTACCCCTCCCCCGACGGCGTGGGGCCGGCCCGGGATCCCTTCGGCTCGGCGCGGACCGCGCTGGACGGGGTCATCGCCTCGTCGATGGCTGTCGGCGCGCTCGCCGCGATCCAGGAGTCCGGTCTGCCGCTGGTCATGCTGGACAGCGATCCGGACCAGTCGGGGGCCGCGGCCCATGTGAATCTGGATATCGCGGACGGGATGCGCCAGGTGACGGACCATCTGCTCGCGCTGGGCCACCGCAGATTCGTCCATCTCGCACCGGCGGTCGACTCCTGGACCTTCGACGTCCGGGCCGCCGCCCTGCGGTCGGCTCTGCGGGGCGCGGAAGTCCGCACCGTCACGGCCCCGCTGGCGGTGGATGCCGCGCGGCAGGCGGCGGAGGACGCGCTCACCGGCCCCGGTCCCCGGCCGACCGCGGTCATCTGCGACGACGACATCCTGGCCGCGGGCGCCTGCAAGGCGGCGCGGCGGCTGGGGCTGCGGGTGCCGGAGGATCTCTCCGTCACCGGTTTCGACGATCTGGCGCTCGCGACCGCGATCGAACCGGAGCTGACGACGGTGGCCCTGCCCGCGGAGCAGATCGGCCGGCGCGGCATGGCGGCCCTGCTCGCCGTGCTCGACGGCCGCAGGCCCGAGGGCGGCGATCTGCCGGTGGACCTTCTCGTACGCGGCTCGACGGCCCGGGCACCGGCACCGGCGCAGGGCTGAGGACCGGGCAACCGGGACTTGCGGGTGCGAGCCTGCGGAAGCCGGCTCGTGGGCGCCGGCTCACGGGCGTCGGCTCACGGGCGTCGGCTCGTGGGCGCTCTGGCAGCGGGATCTCTGCCAGTGGGCGCTCTGCCTTGTGCGATCTCTGCTCGCGGGCGCTCTGCGGAGCCACATACGCGTGCCCCGGACCGCACAGGCGGACCGGGGCACAGGCGTAACCGGGCGGCAGCCGGAGCTACTCGTCCTCGTCCGACGGCGCATCCGTCTCGGCGGTCGCGGCGTCGTCCGCATCGAGCAGCCTGGCCAGCTGACGGCCGACGATGCGCTTGAACTTGCGCTGCTGCGGCCGGGTCCGGTCCAGCACCGCCACTTCGAGGCGCTCGGCGGGGATCTCCCGCTCGCCTCCGTTGGTGTCGCGGGACAGCGCCTGCACGGCCAGCTTGAGCGCCTCCGCGAGGGTCATCCCCTCGCGGTGCTGCTGGTCCAGGAAGGTGCTGATCGTCTCGGCGTTGCCGCCGACCGCGACCGAGCCGTGCTCATCCACGATCGATCCGTCGTGCGGCAGCCGGTAGATCTGGTCGCCGTCGGGCTCGGACCCGACCTCGGCGACCACCAGTTCCACCTCGTACGGCTTCTCGGCCGCGCTGGAGAAGATCGTGCCCAGCGTCTGCGCGTACACATTCGCCAGACCGCGGGCCGTCACGTCGTCGCGGTCGTAGGTGTAGCCCCGCAGATCCGCGTAGCGCACACCGCCGATCCGCAGATTCTCGTACTCGTTGTACTTGCCGGCGGCCGCGAAGCCGATCCGGTCGTAGATCTCGCTGAACTTGTGCAGCGCACGGGACGGGTTCTCGCCGACGAAGACGATGCCGTCGGCGTACTGCAGCACGACCAGGCTGCGACCACGGGCGATGCCCTTCCGGGCGTATTCCGCCCGGTCGGCCATGGCCTGCTGAGGTGAGACATAGAACGGCGTCGACACCGGCTATCCGTCCCTTTCTGTCAGTGACGAGTGCATCGGAAGGGCCTCAGAGCAGCTCGGCGCGCGGGCCGTCGGGCTGTTCGAGACGCCGCGCCAGGATCGAACGGGCGAGCTCGGAGCCCTCCTCATCGGTCAGCCTGCGGCAGCCCTCGTCGGTGATGACCGTGACGATCGGATAGATCCGGCGGGCCACGTCGGGCCCCCCGGTCGCCGAGTCGTCGTCGGCCGCGTCGTACAGCGCCTGTACGACCAGGGTGGTGGCCTGCTGCTCCGTCAGGTCGTCGCGGTAGAGCTTCTTCATGGAGCCGCGCGCGAAGATCGAGCCGGAGCCCGTGGAGGCGTAGCCGCGCTCCTCGGAGCGGCCGCCCGTGACGTCGTAGGAGAAGATCCGGCCCTCCTCGCGGTCGACGTCGTACCCGGCGAAGAGCGGCACCACGGCGAGGCCCTGCATCGCCATGGAGAGATTGCCCCGGATCATGGTGGAGAGCCGGTTGGCCTTGCCCTCCAGGGAGAGGGTGGCGCCCTCGACCTTCTCGAAGTGCTCCAGTTCGAGCTGGAACAGCTTGACCATTTCGACGGCGAGACCGGCCGTACCCGCGATCCCGACCGCCGAGTACTCGTCGGCCGGGAAGACCTTTTCGATGTCGCGCTGAGCGATCATGTTCCCCATGGTCGCGCGCCGGTCTCCGGCGAGGACGACCCCGCCGGGGAAGGTCGCGGCGACGATGGTCGTCCCGTGCGGCGCCTCGACCGGCCCCTGGGTGGGCGGCAACGGCCGCCTGCCCGGCAGGATTTCCGGCGAGTGGTCGGACAGGAAGTCCATGAACGAGGAGGACCCCGGCGTCAGGAAAGCGGCCGGCAGACGCCCGGTGCTACGAGGGTTGGCTTCCACGCGTTTCCTTCCGGATGGGCGGCGGCCCGCCTTCTGGAGGCCGGGCCGATCTTGCGGACTGTGAACGGACCTTACCCGCGCCCGCGCCGGTCATCCGCCCCGGTACGAACGGCTTGCGCCGGCCGCACCGGCCACGGACAACAGGGTCTACTCGCCACCCTTTTGAACAAATGACCGAACGAAGTCCTCGGCGTTCTCCTCAAGCACGTCGTCGATCTCGTCCAGAACGGAGTCGACGTCGTCCGAGAGCTTCTCCTGGCGCTCCTTGAGGTCCTCGGAGCCCTGCGCCTCAGGCGCCTGCTCCTCGGTCTCCTCGGTGGAGCGCGTCGCCTTCTGCTGCCCGCCGCCGGTGTCCTTGGTCGCCATCTACCTCACCCCGCTCGGTTCGATGTTGTTGAAGCTGAAACGGACTGGAACTGACTGGAGCTGACTGGAACGAACGGATCGGCCCGCCCCGGTCAGAAGCATGATCGGATCCGCTTGATCAGACACTACAAGCGGGGTCCGACATTGGCCCCGCACTTTCCTCAACGTCCGGGGCCTACCCTGATGATTCCCACCAGCGGGGCTTTTCAGCCGCCCTGCAGCACTCGGACCAGGTCCTCCGCCGTCCGGCACCGGTCCAGCAGCTCCTTGACGTGGTTACGGGTCCCGCGCAGCGGCTCCAGCGTCGGCACCCGTTGCAGCGAGTCATAGCCCGGCAGGTCGAAGATCACGGAGTCCCAGGAGGCCGCGGCGACGTCGTCCGCGTACTGTTCGAGACAGCGGCCCCGGAAATAGGCCCTGGTGTCCTCCGGCGGGTTCGCAGCAGCCCGTACGACCGTCGGCTCGTCCAGCAGCCGCTTCATCTTCCCGCGGGCCACCAGACGGTTGTACAGCCCCTTCTCGGGCCGGACGTCCGCGTACTGCAGGTCCACCAGATGGAGCCTGGCCGCGTCCCAGTCGACACCGTCCCGGCGGCGGTAACCCTCCAGGATCTCCTGCTTCGTGATCCAGTCGAGTTCCCCCGACAGGCTCATCGGGTTGTTCTCCAGCCGGTTCAGCACGTCCTCCCAGCGGCCCAGGATGTCCCTGGTCTGCTCGTCGGCGTCCGCGCCGTACCGCTCCTCGACGTACTT
This genomic interval carries:
- a CDS encoding LacI family DNA-binding transcriptional regulator; translated protein: MDARATSPEPVVPARPTSRDVARAAGVSQATVSLVLGDKWRGRVSERTAGLVRDAAGQLGYRPNLAARDLRLGSTRTVLLVVPALTTEFFARVYTGAAATAAEHGFGVVLYPSPDGVGPARDPFGSARTALDGVIASSMAVGALAAIQESGLPLVMLDSDPDQSGAAAHVNLDIADGMRQVTDHLLALGHRRFVHLAPAVDSWTFDVRAAALRSALRGAEVRTVTAPLAVDAARQAAEDALTGPGPRPTAVICDDDILAAGACKAARRLGLRVPEDLSVTGFDDLALATAIEPELTTVALPAEQIGRRGMAALLAVLDGRRPEGGDLPVDLLVRGSTARAPAPAQG
- the prcA gene encoding proteasome subunit alpha, giving the protein MSTPFYVSPQQAMADRAEYARKGIARGRSLVVLQYADGIVFVGENPSRALHKFSEIYDRIGFAAAGKYNEYENLRIGGVRYADLRGYTYDRDDVTARGLANVYAQTLGTIFSSAAEKPYEVELVVAEVGSEPDGDQIYRLPHDGSIVDEHGSVAVGGNAETISTFLDQQHREGMTLAEALKLAVQALSRDTNGGEREIPAERLEVAVLDRTRPQQRKFKRIVGRQLARLLDADDAATAETDAPSDEDE
- the prcB gene encoding proteasome subunit beta, which translates into the protein MEANPRSTGRLPAAFLTPGSSSFMDFLSDHSPEILPGRRPLPPTQGPVEAPHGTTIVAATFPGGVVLAGDRRATMGNMIAQRDIEKVFPADEYSAVGIAGTAGLAVEMVKLFQLELEHFEKVEGATLSLEGKANRLSTMIRGNLSMAMQGLAVVPLFAGYDVDREEGRIFSYDVTGGRSEERGYASTGSGSIFARGSMKKLYRDDLTEQQATTLVVQALYDAADDDSATGGPDVARRIYPIVTVITDEGCRRLTDEEGSELARSILARRLEQPDGPRAELL
- a CDS encoding ubiquitin-like protein Pup; protein product: MATKDTGGGQQKATRSTEETEEQAPEAQGSEDLKERQEKLSDDVDSVLDEIDDVLEENAEDFVRSFVQKGGE